AGGTTCGGTGACTCCACACCGGCTGGTGATTGGTCTATTGCATTATTCAGGACTTTAGCAGGAAGGTTGGAGTCTCCTGCCAGGTGTCCGTTAGAAACAAGTGCACTCTGCGGGGTGAAAGGACGGATAGAGGTTACATACAGACATCATACCGAtagccctggggggggggggattaacaGGCTCAGACTAACACCCACATGTGGAGCTAAATCAACAGACTACCAATacatgaaagggggggggggggctagatGGTGTTAGACCTTCCCACAGATGAGTACATCAgctggggggggggagagatatatgaaataattatctgtgtccccattggattATATTGTTAGCTTTATTTACCCTGCTGATGGGGTCATTTGATTTGCACTTACTGGTACATTCCAGCGGGGTGTGATGGTTGTGTACGATGGAACCTGCAGAGGAAACAACAGATCAGCTCATCTCTAGAAggaataacatttttaagaattCGATGTTGAATGAAAGCCCTTACCGCTGGAGGGGCAGTGCTTGTGAGGTCGATGAGGTTCTCTGTGAGCATCGCCAGCAGGCTATCCAGATCCTCAATTGGGCTCTGCAGAagtgagaaaagcaaaaaaattaaattacaatgaggcataaaaatcagaaataataaatgtgaataaaaatcaGCAGCTGAAATATAGAGGAGCCCCAGctaccaatcagaattcattctCATTGTATGGACACCTCTGTATGGCTGGAGATGGCCGGCAGCTCCAGGCTTGAGGAGCCAAAATGTTTGTCATcttgaagataaaaaaatggttttgaacACGAGGTGCTCTCAGTGACCCTGGGCAGgggctgcaatttatatttagaaatcaCAGAGAGCAAAAGGAAAGGGATCTGTCTTCTCAGCAAGTGCAGGGGGGAGGGCATGGGACTGCACAGAGGAGAGAAAGGGGAGAGGGGGAGCTTCTCCCATATACTACAGAACACCCCTACGTTATACAAACCCCTCGATATACTACAGAACGCCTCAATATATGACACCCCCCCCCCTCTACACACCAGTATTTCACTGTACCCACCTTTACACCCGACACGTCTTCTGATGCCATGGATGGGGACGATGTGTTTTCAAGTTTCGGTTCTTTGAATTCCTGACTGCCAAAGTTTCTAAAGAcgaaaaataaaatcagtagaATTATCTAAGTGACTCCGAGCAATGCAGAGCAGGGGGGGTTGAAGACAGACCTCAGAACAGATTATGTGCTGTTGAAGGATTTGTAATCTGGATCTGAtactggacaggtaagtattacaATTCATTTTCTTGTGATGGTGCATTGGGTTGCTATTCATTCCTAATAGCACCAAATGCAACTTATAAATGCAAAGCAATGCATAATATGGTAAAAGCACAGCATGCACTTGTGGTGCTCAATACTGGACTGCTGAACACAATGCATGGCACTGTGCACAGCAACACATGTGCATTACATGACTGACAGCCGTACAGGGACCGGGCATTGGAAATTTCATCTGTCTGAATATAGAATCTGACTGAATCTAATCCTAAAGCATCTGACTGAATCGACTCCTAAAGCATctctaactttttctttttttacaaccgGAACACTGcaacaatgtaacaaatgtgCCAATCACCCCAAATCCCCTCCAGACACAACACAGCCTGTAAAACATTCtgcaacatttttacaatgtGGGTTATAGAGGATGGAAAGATGACAATAAACCATTCTGCCACTTCTGGGGTCAACCCCTGCCAGGAGGAAGAAGTGCAGGGCGCACAGCCAACACACAGACCGAATTGTACAATCTAATAAAACTATCACAATGACGGTGATGAGTATTCTGTATTGCATTGTGCAGCAAGGATGATATGCGGTCCAGTTGAAGGAATGAGAttcttttctataataaaaatttCAGAGATAAGAGCTCATATTTCCGTCCTTGTGCTGCACTGGCCAACCTCACATTTCTATATAGCTTACACAGGCTGTGGCAGCGTACAGACAGATCTGCCAGTAACAAATGTATTAGTATAGTGTTCCAGTCTTCTGACAACTCCTCATGGTTATTGTCTGTGCATTTTGTTGGTggaaaactatcatgggagaacctgggtgatccagcaatgaatCTGAATCTAGAAAACTAAAcgcaaaatattttaagaaatccattccaggtttgccggatcattTAGGTTCTCATATGATAGTGTATATCTTCTCTGGggctggaaagctttaataaatctggtcagTTATCTTGTTAGAATGGTTCTATCACCAACCAATCAACTGAAGGAGGAAAAGACAAAGTAGTTGGATTGAAGGATGTTGGGTTCCTGGTGTTTGGCTGCCTCCAGGTAGACAGAAATGCCCAGACTGCAATATGAGTTAATGGTTGACTCCCTTTGGTCACCTTGGGCCATGTCTTATTGTAAGGTATCTGGTTGGATTCCAACTATTAGCCAGGAATGAATCAACTTCCACATCAGACAATGTAATTGGCGACTTACGTTAGGAATACACATGGCGCAGGAGGCGGAGTTTCTCGCAGTTCTGGGAATTCCTGTTATTGGGTGAGATTATTCAGCTTCACAGTTacccctctaaaaaaaaaaaaaggtgattatTATAATCTTTAATACCAAGATTACCCCATGGAGAGGTGAAAAACATATTCTGGGGTCACTGACCTAGGAGATGGATCTTCAAGGATTAGATTCTTGGTATTGATCACCAAATCATCTCTTGTGACCTGCAAAACAAACATAACCAGGATTCATTTCCCGTGCAAATTGTTGCTTGGGCCTGATAAAAGGGGTGAAGGGCCTCAATACGTGTTGGCTTGTTTTATTAAGATTCCCAGACAAGGCCATACATTCTGAAGCCCTTATTTAAAGGAGGTAATAGCCCTTAGGAAAGTGGTGCCCTTGTTTATTCACTTCACATGAATTTTCTTTGTTATTACTCAGCCCACAGTTTCtctgtttagcagcttgcagcatccccggTCTCCCTTTGGTCATACCTATTCTGTCACCTCTGCATCCCCGGCACACTGGAGGGGATCAGTCGGTCCcacagccaatgagcagattagatGATTGTTGTGATCCTGTCTTACAATTGGCTTAGTCCTACTTAAACCTGTTGATTGGGGGATCATCATTGCATTATCCCCTGCTGTGCCCAGCATGCTTTCAGTTCTATTTTggatttttactttgatttttctGGTGattgcctcctgccctgacctcagactGTAACTACTCCATCTTGACTCTGTGTTCCTGTGTGAAAGCCATTCCAACATTGAGGCCATCAATACCGAtcacccctggtggggagagcctgaggGCCACAAACCAGTGACTGAAGGCTGGGGGCCACTAGGATTACTGACCCATTATTCCTTGCGGGATGCTCTGGTGGAGAGCAGAGGGTGACTTACAGAAATTCTGTTCCTCAGGTATGTTGTGCCACCTACCAGGGGAAACCTTGTAACCCTCCAGCATACAAGGCTGGCATTGAATACCAGGCTTGGTATCTCCCTCTCCTGTTCTTCTACTCACACCTACATATTGAATACCATGTATGATGCTAGTATGTATAATCTCTAGTTAGTAAATAACCTGGTTGGGCTGTTATTTAAGGGTTACATTCTCTTTTCATACACTGATAAAAGTTCAGCTGAAATCGGTTTCACACGTGCCATACATGCCAAATGCCTACCTTGTGTTCAGAATCGGCTTGGGCTTTCAGAATATTGCTCTTCATATCTGTAGGCAGCCAGATCGGAGCCGACGCTGGAGCCTCAATCTGATTATTGAGACATTTCTCCACCAGCTTCACAGTGTCCTCCTACAACACACAAGGAGCAGGGATCAGATTGCGCTATTACATAAAGAAATGGAGAACTCAGAGGCTGGGCAGTGGCAGAGCAGTGTGACCAGTAAGGAAAAGGCCACTACTGAGGTCCTGCTATGGTACAAACAAGCTAAGGAAATATGATAGCAAGAATTGTAAAAGCTCTTTGTATCTCTGCTAATATTATAAATGGATTTGATCTGGGAATATACTGCAGACCCAAACTTTACTTTATTGAACAAATATGGTGAAATGGCCGTTCCATATAGAAGATTGCAACCAATTCAACTGGCTTCCgacttgtgtctatagaccacGGTGTGAATATGGAACTTGAAAAATAGCTGAAATGTGCAACCTGATGAGACGGGAGGGATCGCTTGACCAGACATTACAGCTGGCAATAAAATGGGCATCTGATGCTATTGAGAACCAACATCTCTGCTGGAATTCTTTTTTCCACTATGTTTAGAATATAACAGGaggagctggaaaaaaacaacatggagtaaataaagaaatggaaaatgtcTGATCAAATCCGCAGTCATTCTATGCATCTGCACAATTTCGAAGGATTGGACCTTGCGGTGTCTGTGGACTGCTAGCGGTACCGTACCTGTTTGCCAACGTTGACGTTGAGGTTACATTTTAGTGCAGGAAGGGCTCCATTATTGGCCTCTGCGTTGTTCAGTTTCACAGTTACATCTTCAGATGCTGGAAAATAACCACAATCATAAGACTTCATATCAACCAAAGAATTTTAATGGTTTTCCTTCTATTGTACTTTATTGCAGCCAATAACCACCATCATACGCGTGACCTGCCATCACATGACCACTCTGGGTGCTTGTTAGGTAAAAGCTGGAATTTGCCCTTTGTACTTCTGAAATGACTCCGGAATGCTAAAATGCTAACCCAACCCATCTGCAAAAATTTCCCACTGTCATTATGAACTACAAGACGTCCGTTATCAGTTCTTATCCTAAGGAAAAATAAAGGACATCGGATTGACCTGTAACATTTTACAGATTTAATGAGTATTAAACAACTGCTCTTTGATGTCCACAGCTGCGGGTATTCTGGAGAAATTCTATTCTCAAACATTACAACACAAACATCGAAGTTTATCAATTCATtgtcagcagctcagctccccccaCAGCTTGCTCTGCTCAGAACAGCAGAAAGAAACAGAACGGATTTGTATTAGCCCACTAAATACCTACATACTTTGTTTAGCAGGtttgagccctgatgaagggagatcATTTGAAgccccaaaatgtgttggcttttaaaaaaaattaaatctggaCTTTACATCTTCAGCCACTTTCTTTGCACTCAGTCCCTACTCTAATATAGGATTAACCATCTGCTGTAATTTAGGGGAAAGCAGTATAAGGAGAATCTTTCCCATTATTCTGATAACaaccccaccacacacacacacacacacacctttcttCCTACctccagcaataaaaacatgacctCCAATGCAACTCCCACTCCCCCCAACCAAAGCAAACTAAGCAATGGGAGCCCCTGGAAATTTTCTATAAAGAACAATAAGACCGATCACTGACCTGGCAGGACGTCCGCCTGCTCCCCAGGCTTTTCCTCTAAGCAGGGGTTGGAGAACGTCAGACCTCCCAAGTCAAGTAAAGGCGCTGGTGTCATAGAAACCGGAAGAGCTAGCACTTCATCAAGTTTACTCTCCAATTCCTGGCTGTCAGTCAATCCTACAAAGCTGGGGAGGCATTGGGACAAAATGAGAACCAATCGCTTGCAGCAACGGAAAGCTCCAAGATGTGCTGACCTGTGATGTCACTTCTGTATCCCCTCAGGGTGCTCAGATTTCTGCAGCGCTCTGCGTGTTGGTGGTGCGGTGTGGAGGAAAACATTATAGCAGCAAAAAGATTCCAATAGCAGAATTGGTGACCATATGCAGGAGGCACAAATATGTAGGAAGGCACTGAAGCTGTGGCCATGCATGGTGACAGCTGCACCTTGTACCTTAACCTCTGCAAAAAGATAACCATTACTAGATGGACTCTACCTACTggatatttcatttattgtttttgagaAGCCATTCGCAGCCAAGGTTACAAGGAACCCTGGGAATCCTCAAGAGGTTCATGGGGTTCCTTATTGGGCTCATTGACCTCATTTCCGATGGTGCCTGCACTGGTGTCAACACTACTTGGGAAAGCCAGGAGGAGGAGACCAATGACATCTGTAGATGTCTGTAAGGGGGAACTCTTCCCAGGGAACTTAAAATGAACTGATTTTAGCAAAGGGTTCCtcaagggtaaaaaggttgaggaaggcggtgcagagtcctccagcagagaagagtatttcaggagaagaGAGATATGGATGACAGAGCAGAGTAGTTCAGGaaaggagagttatagaggaaggaacAGAGTCCttcagcagggcagagtatttaaGAAGAGGAGCGTTATAGAGAAAGGAGAAGAGTCCTCCAGTAGTGAGTTGATGTTTAAGGCTTCTGCCACAGGGTATAATGCACCAAATACATCAAGAAAAGCACAGTGTGTTCAAATTGGagcttttcttttctctgttgcGCCTTTCACccaaccccccttcccccatctaTTTCTGAGAAAGTTTTGCCAGGACTCACATGGCACATCAGCAACAGAAGCTCACAAAAGTTGTACTCGGCTTAGAACAAGAAGCCGCATATTGGGAGATTAtgagaacacaaaacaaaattgagGTTTGCAGCATTTCCTTGTTTATCTTGCTTTCTTTCCACAAACACACAATGATTGTACTaataatactttgtatttattataaaacatacaattcAGTGTTCACAGCAGGAGACAGCTTGCCAGTACCTCCAACCATGAGGAGAAGTTGGACTCTGTGGGGGTAATTTTTTCCCCCCACACCTTGACACACCTTGGAAATAACACTTTTCAGAAGTAGCGAGGACAGCATCAGGATCAACAAAATACATTACCAAAGCATAAAACACTAAAATGCGCTGAGCACTGTGTGGACTTCAGACAGGAAATGACAATCAGCTGTAAGCAcaagactttgtacagcgattgTAACATTGTGAATGTGGCCGATATCCAAACCAAGGATGAGCAAAACAGTTTCCTGCAAACTATAATTGTGCTCTTCTAgacttgtggtcacagtttggtgaagaccccttTCTGTTCACCCAT
The Pyxicephalus adspersus chromosome 7, UCB_Pads_2.0, whole genome shotgun sequence genome window above contains:
- the LOC140335368 gene encoding band 4.1-like protein 5; its protein translation is MASEDVSGVKSPIEDLDSLLAMLTENLIDLTSTAPPAVPSYTTITPRWNVPSALVSNGHLAGDSNLPAKVLNNAIDQSPAGVESPNLLPAAGASMMVTEDPPRLRCLLTTEL